From the genome of Gracilimonas sp., one region includes:
- the uvrC gene encoding excinuclease ABC subunit UvrC, producing the protein MSNEGQVQLSEKVANLPTSPGVYIYRDSSGTELYVGKAKKLRNRVRSYFQDSRPQDGRIKTMVSKIDDIEVVVTDSEAEALILENNLIKQYQPRYNIMYRDDKSYPYICITNQAKPRVYPTRTVVKDGSKYYGPYDSVGAMKRMLETIRKAFGLCTCAVSQKNIDKTKGVPKWHSCFDDYLQNCSGDWDDEVYQATIQKVDRMLNGQTDQLIRELKDEMQIASDALEFEQAAQLRDSLEAVKRYSQKMKMVVSKKVDRDVFAIGKNEEIGEACGVLFKIREGKMIGKFHRFLKNIEGLNKGEMLQSFVEDYYTGQYTAAIPDEVYLSHDMEDVEPLEQYLHQERGKIVPVHVPQIGEKKQLIKMALANAKLHLNERALEKEKAERNRIPHAVKELKEHLKLDRLPRRIECFDNSNLQGTDPVASMVCFVDAKPRKSEYKRFNIKTVEGPDDFASMKEILIRRYSRVQKEGQQIPDLIIVDGGKGQLSSAVEALKEIDFFGECEIIGLAKRLEEVFLPGMSDPIMIPKKSSALKLLQQARDEAHRFAITFHRKKRSKRTVKTELLDIDGVGEKTAQKLLIEFGSVKKIRKAKKEELQFNLGKVLGEKVYNYFHE; encoded by the coding sequence ATGAGCAACGAAGGACAAGTACAACTCTCTGAAAAAGTCGCCAATCTACCCACCTCACCTGGGGTTTATATCTACCGGGATTCTTCCGGAACTGAACTATATGTAGGTAAGGCCAAGAAACTTCGAAACCGGGTTCGGTCTTACTTTCAGGATTCCCGTCCACAAGATGGCCGTATCAAAACGATGGTATCAAAAATTGATGACATCGAGGTTGTAGTTACTGATTCTGAAGCAGAGGCGCTGATTCTCGAAAATAACCTGATCAAACAATACCAGCCCCGGTACAATATTATGTATCGGGATGACAAGTCCTATCCCTACATCTGTATCACTAACCAAGCCAAACCGCGGGTTTATCCAACCCGGACCGTGGTAAAGGATGGAAGTAAATATTACGGTCCCTATGACAGTGTTGGGGCTATGAAGCGAATGCTGGAGACCATCCGGAAAGCATTTGGCCTTTGTACCTGTGCAGTTTCTCAAAAAAATATCGACAAGACCAAAGGCGTACCAAAGTGGCACTCCTGTTTCGATGATTATCTGCAAAACTGTTCAGGCGATTGGGACGATGAAGTTTACCAGGCCACCATTCAAAAAGTAGACCGAATGCTGAACGGACAAACCGATCAGCTGATCAGGGAACTGAAAGATGAAATGCAGATCGCTTCGGATGCTCTGGAGTTTGAGCAAGCCGCCCAGCTCCGTGATAGTCTTGAAGCTGTAAAACGCTACAGTCAGAAGATGAAAATGGTGGTCTCCAAAAAAGTGGACCGCGATGTTTTTGCTATTGGAAAGAATGAAGAAATCGGAGAAGCCTGCGGAGTTTTGTTTAAGATCCGTGAAGGGAAAATGATTGGGAAGTTTCACCGGTTCCTGAAAAATATCGAGGGGTTAAATAAAGGAGAAATGCTGCAATCCTTTGTGGAAGATTATTATACCGGGCAATACACCGCAGCCATTCCGGATGAGGTTTACCTGAGCCATGACATGGAAGATGTGGAACCACTTGAACAGTATCTGCATCAGGAGAGAGGAAAGATTGTTCCTGTACATGTGCCTCAGATCGGAGAGAAAAAACAGTTGATTAAAATGGCACTTGCAAATGCCAAGCTTCACCTGAATGAGCGGGCATTGGAAAAAGAGAAAGCGGAGCGTAACCGGATTCCCCACGCTGTGAAAGAGCTGAAAGAACATTTGAAATTAGACCGGTTGCCCCGCAGAATTGAGTGTTTTGACAACTCAAACCTGCAGGGTACAGATCCGGTTGCCTCCATGGTATGTTTTGTAGATGCGAAACCTCGCAAGAGCGAATACAAGCGGTTCAATATAAAAACAGTGGAAGGCCCGGACGATTTCGCATCCATGAAAGAGATTCTGATCCGGCGCTATTCCCGGGTTCAAAAAGAAGGGCAGCAGATACCTGATCTGATTATTGTGGATGGAGGAAAGGGGCAGCTTAGTTCGGCGGTAGAAGCTCTAAAGGAAATTGATTTCTTCGGAGAATGTGAAATTATAGGTCTGGCAAAGAGATTGGAAGAAGTATTTCTGCCCGGCATGTCTGACCCAATTATGATTCCAAAAAAATCATCCGCGCTGAAATTATTACAGCAAGCCAGAGATGAAGCCCACCGATTTGCAATTACTTTTCACCGCAAAAAAAGAAGCAAACGAACGGTTAAAACAGAACTTTTAGACATAGATGGTGTAGGAGAGAAGACGGCACAAAAACTACTTATAGAGTTTGGTTCAGTAAAAAAAATCAGAAAGGCCAAAAAAGAAGAATTACAGTTTAACCTTGGTAAGGTGTTAGGAGAAAAAGTGTACAACTATTTCCACGAGTGA
- a CDS encoding ParB/RepB/Spo0J family partition protein, whose protein sequence is MATKKVLGRGLGAFFPEYQEEGKEAEKKEGVEKSIVNPEDRVNIVLFVPVDHIRKNPHQPRKEFDEEKLDELGASIKKHGLIQPITVRYIGEKRFELISGERRLRAAKLAGLKEIPAFIREADDEQSMAFALIENIQREELNPLEVALGYKRLLEEFDYTQAEVAERVGKNRTTVTNMLRLLNLPDFIQSALKSNQISMGHARALITIEDEDVQQKILKKVIDKGLSVRQIEEAVRDVMSSSKAKKKSASKKEASNPFYDEISARLRRTFSTKVNVQPKKEGGEIRIEYYSDDDLERILGIFDSID, encoded by the coding sequence ATGGCTACTAAAAAAGTACTAGGCCGTGGATTAGGCGCTTTTTTTCCTGAATATCAGGAAGAGGGCAAAGAAGCGGAGAAGAAAGAAGGTGTTGAAAAAAGTATCGTAAATCCGGAAGACCGCGTTAATATCGTGTTGTTTGTTCCGGTTGATCATATCCGGAAAAACCCGCATCAGCCCCGAAAAGAGTTTGATGAAGAGAAATTGGATGAACTTGGCGCTTCCATCAAAAAGCATGGTTTAATTCAGCCAATTACGGTTCGGTATATTGGTGAAAAGCGGTTTGAGCTTATTAGTGGGGAGCGGCGCTTAAGAGCTGCAAAATTAGCCGGGCTGAAGGAAATACCCGCTTTCATTCGTGAAGCTGACGACGAGCAAAGTATGGCTTTCGCATTGATCGAAAACATCCAGCGGGAAGAACTAAATCCGTTGGAAGTGGCTTTGGGTTATAAACGACTGCTTGAAGAATTTGATTATACCCAGGCTGAAGTAGCTGAGCGGGTAGGTAAAAACAGGACAACTGTAACCAATATGCTACGTCTCCTGAACCTGCCTGATTTCATTCAATCTGCTTTAAAGTCGAATCAGATTTCGATGGGACATGCGCGTGCCTTAATTACTATCGAAGATGAAGATGTTCAGCAGAAGATCCTCAAGAAAGTTATCGATAAAGGATTATCGGTTCGCCAGATTGAAGAAGCAGTTCGTGACGTCATGAGCTCTTCGAAGGCAAAAAAGAAATCTGCATCAAAGAAAGAGGCGTCAAATCCTTTTTATGATGAAATTTCCGCCCGTTTGCGTCGTACATTTAGTACAAAAGTAAATGTACAACCCAAGAAGGAAGGAGGAGAAATCAGGATTGAATATTATTCCGATGACGACCTTGAACGAATATTGGGAATTTTTGACTCGATCGATTAG
- a CDS encoding DUF5683 domain-containing protein, whose product MTRSISLILFLGLILCEQGFSQNFSSYQKFVPQNYSLKQALADSASEKKVYPEPKMVLRRSLIIPGWGQVTNKQAWKVPIVYGLLGGLTYYSIYLHKNYHDYRAAFYNLNPDTPDDNRFGPTPGYIPENANLNSLRETRNFYRNRRDLVYVFIGLSYALNAIDAYVFAHLRPFDVSDDLSMNAKVRPGVLAIGNAEPVPSISLSLNF is encoded by the coding sequence TTGACTCGATCGATTAGTCTTATTCTTTTTTTGGGATTGATTCTTTGCGAACAGGGATTTTCTCAAAACTTTAGTTCCTATCAAAAATTTGTTCCTCAAAACTATTCCCTGAAACAGGCTTTAGCAGATTCAGCTTCTGAAAAGAAAGTTTATCCTGAACCTAAAATGGTTCTAAGGAGATCACTAATCATACCGGGTTGGGGACAAGTGACGAACAAGCAGGCATGGAAAGTACCCATTGTGTATGGATTGTTAGGAGGTCTGACTTATTACAGCATTTATTTGCATAAAAATTATCATGATTACCGGGCCGCTTTCTATAACTTGAATCCTGATACGCCGGATGACAACAGGTTTGGGCCAACACCTGGGTATATACCTGAAAATGCGAATCTTAATTCGCTCAGGGAAACCCGAAACTTTTATCGAAATCGGCGTGATTTGGTATATGTATTTATTGGATTGTCGTATGCACTTAACGCAATAGATGCATATGTTTTTGCACACCTTCGGCCATTTGATGTGTCTGATGATTTGTCGATGAATGCAAAAGTTAGACCCGGGGTTTTGGCTATTGGGAATGCTGAACCGGTTCCTTCTATTTCATTGTCCCTTAATTTTTAG
- a CDS encoding pseudouridine synthase produces the protein MNTKFTKTKPNIPIIFEDNHLLVIDKPAGVLSQEDHTGDPDVLNLCKEYIKKEYNKPGNVYLGLVHRLDRPVSGVMVLAKTSKAASRLSYQIRKRTMKKTYWALVHGMAPVYGEHVHFLDKDNRTNTVKAYSKPKGKAKESRLKFITIKQNANFSVVEVDLITGRPHQIRVQFAKEGTPLWGDHKYGNPEESQGKDIALRAVKLELEHPTLKEIMTFKAPKPTGQPWNKFEY, from the coding sequence TTGAATACTAAATTCACCAAGACAAAGCCCAACATCCCAATCATTTTTGAAGACAATCACCTGCTGGTGATTGATAAACCGGCCGGTGTTCTTTCCCAGGAAGACCATACCGGTGATCCTGATGTATTGAATCTTTGTAAGGAGTACATCAAGAAAGAGTACAACAAGCCTGGAAATGTATACCTGGGTTTGGTACATAGGCTTGACCGCCCTGTAAGTGGGGTGATGGTTCTTGCCAAAACATCCAAAGCGGCTTCCCGCCTCTCTTATCAAATCAGAAAGCGGACCATGAAGAAAACTTATTGGGCACTGGTTCATGGGATGGCTCCGGTTTACGGGGAACATGTGCACTTTTTAGACAAAGATAACCGAACTAACACCGTCAAAGCCTATTCAAAGCCAAAAGGAAAGGCAAAAGAGTCGCGCCTGAAATTCATCACCATCAAACAAAATGCTAATTTCAGCGTGGTGGAAGTAGATTTGATCACTGGCCGGCCTCATCAGATCAGGGTACAGTTTGCGAAAGAAGGCACCCCGCTTTGGGGTGATCATAAATATGGAAATCCTGAGGAAAGTCAGGGTAAAGATATCGCGCTTCGTGCTGTAAAGCTGGAGCTGGAGCATCCAACCCTAAAAGAAATCATGACCTTCAAAGCTCCAAAACCCACAGGACAACCCTGGAATAAGTTTGAATACTAG
- a CDS encoding TIGR00730 family Rossman fold protein, which translates to MSEEQREFRNRSQSNGYDRDIWSVFKIMGELVEGYDKLFQIGPCISIFGSARTKPEDEYYKLAVETADKITRKGFGVITGGGPGIMEAANKGAEVGKGKSVGLGISLPFEQGINQHVDPAFSINFNYFFVRKVMFVKYAQGFIVFPGGFGTLDELFESLTLIQTRKIDQIPIVLFGSEYWSGLIDWMENTMKEWGTISDNDTDLFHVTDSTDEAVEIICDFYSQKEPMPNFYF; encoded by the coding sequence ATGAGTGAAGAACAAAGAGAATTTCGAAACAGAAGCCAGTCTAATGGTTATGACCGTGACATTTGGAGTGTATTTAAAATTATGGGAGAGCTTGTTGAAGGATATGATAAGCTTTTTCAGATTGGGCCTTGCATTTCCATTTTTGGTTCAGCCCGAACCAAACCGGAAGACGAATATTACAAATTAGCCGTTGAAACAGCTGATAAAATTACCAGAAAAGGATTTGGTGTTATTACCGGCGGAGGCCCGGGAATCATGGAGGCTGCCAATAAAGGAGCTGAGGTTGGAAAGGGTAAGTCGGTAGGGCTGGGAATTAGTTTACCCTTTGAGCAAGGAATTAATCAACATGTTGACCCGGCCTTTAGCATAAATTTTAATTACTTTTTTGTACGAAAGGTGATGTTCGTGAAATATGCCCAGGGTTTTATTGTATTCCCTGGTGGTTTTGGCACACTCGATGAATTATTTGAAAGTCTTACACTTATTCAAACTCGTAAAATTGATCAAATACCTATTGTTCTTTTTGGGAGTGAATACTGGTCGGGCTTGATAGATTGGATGGAAAATACGATGAAAGAGTGGGGCACTATTTCTGATAATGACACAGATCTTTTTCATGTAACAGATTCAACAGATGAAGCTGTTGAAATAATCTGTGATTTTTACAGCCAAAAAGAGCCTATGCCAAACTTTTACTTTTAA
- a CDS encoding tetratricopeptide repeat protein produces the protein MKVFKRSSIAIVLVLMATTVFAQTKTDAVKAYNAGYEEAKSGNFEAAIASYTQALTIARQLGPEGEDIVGRVEQQIPAAYFNKARAQYQAYQKSKSLEDLDATISAFREVVQVGEEYNDTRVTPIAERNIPVLLYQKSVTLYSNNELEKSAQAIDKALNENSNYAVAYYHKAKIIKKQNDTDDDGIIDQNVDELLKWYDQAITTAEATDNTDIAEKAREAAHDELLAVGTRQSESGDIQTAVETLNTALKYDDESADVYYRLAEASNKAGNYEKAVEFATTALDHESGGKTDKAKIYFELGYAHQTLGNKSVACDAFSNALFGSFKSPAQHKMEYELKCDSTAR, from the coding sequence ATGAAGGTTTTTAAAAGAAGTTCAATAGCGATTGTTTTAGTTTTGATGGCAACTACAGTTTTTGCTCAAACTAAAACAGATGCTGTTAAGGCTTATAATGCAGGATATGAAGAAGCCAAATCTGGTAATTTCGAAGCTGCTATTGCATCCTACACACAGGCACTAACTATTGCAAGACAACTTGGTCCGGAAGGTGAAGACATTGTGGGCAGAGTAGAACAGCAGATTCCTGCTGCCTATTTCAATAAGGCTAGAGCTCAATATCAGGCGTACCAAAAGAGCAAAAGCTTAGAAGATCTGGATGCGACGATTAGCGCTTTCCGGGAAGTTGTGCAGGTGGGCGAAGAGTATAATGATACCCGTGTGACACCAATCGCAGAGCGTAATATTCCTGTTCTTTTATATCAAAAATCTGTAACACTCTATTCTAATAATGAATTAGAAAAATCTGCACAGGCAATAGATAAAGCACTGAATGAGAATTCTAATTATGCTGTAGCATACTATCACAAGGCGAAAATCATCAAGAAACAAAATGATACCGATGATGATGGTATTATTGATCAAAATGTTGATGAATTACTGAAATGGTACGATCAGGCTATCACAACTGCTGAAGCCACAGATAATACTGACATTGCTGAAAAAGCTAGAGAAGCTGCTCATGATGAACTGTTGGCCGTTGGAACACGACAATCGGAATCAGGTGATATTCAAACAGCTGTGGAAACACTGAATACAGCTCTTAAATATGATGATGAGTCTGCGGATGTTTACTACCGGCTTGCTGAAGCAAGTAACAAAGCCGGCAATTATGAGAAAGCTGTTGAATTTGCCACAACTGCTTTAGACCATGAAAGTGGTGGTAAAACCGATAAAGCAAAAATCTACTTTGAGTTAGGTTATGCTCACCAGACATTAGGCAATAAGTCGGTTGCTTGTGATGCATTCAGTAATGCGCTATTTGGGTCATTCAAGTCTCCAGCTCAACACAAAATGGAGTATGAGCTAAAGTGTGATTCTACTGCACGATAA
- a CDS encoding AAA family ATPase encodes MGKVISIANQKGGVGKTTTAINLAASLAAVEHPTLVIDIDPQSNTTSGLGIDTKTVTNSVYEIMIGSTDIEDTIRQTELDFLDLVPSHINLVGAEIEMIDREERERILKKAIESVRDKYDFVIIDCPPSLGLLTINALTASNSIVIPVQCEYFALEGLGQLLNTIKIVRQHLNPDLDIEGVLLTMYDTRTRLSNQVADEVKRYFDDRVFKAVIARNIRLAEAPSFGKPALLYDSTSVGAKNYLALAREIIKRNKKLFKNSPVLTD; translated from the coding sequence ATGGGAAAAGTCATTTCAATTGCCAATCAGAAAGGTGGAGTAGGAAAAACAACCACGGCAATTAATTTAGCTGCGAGTTTGGCTGCTGTTGAGCATCCAACGCTGGTTATCGATATTGATCCGCAGAGTAATACCACCAGTGGTCTTGGCATAGATACCAAGACAGTGACCAATTCGGTGTATGAAATAATGATTGGCAGCACTGATATAGAAGATACGATTCGCCAGACAGAATTGGACTTCCTGGATTTAGTGCCCTCTCATATAAATTTGGTCGGCGCTGAAATTGAAATGATTGATCGTGAAGAGCGTGAGAGAATTCTCAAGAAAGCTATTGAAAGTGTGAGGGATAAATATGATTTCGTCATTATTGATTGTCCCCCTTCATTAGGGCTTTTAACAATCAATGCTCTAACCGCATCAAATTCTATCGTAATTCCCGTTCAGTGTGAATATTTTGCCTTAGAAGGATTAGGACAGCTTTTAAATACCATTAAAATTGTACGCCAGCATTTAAATCCTGATTTGGATATTGAGGGTGTACTGCTCACGATGTATGACACCCGTACAAGGCTATCGAATCAGGTCGCAGATGAGGTGAAACGTTATTTTGACGATCGGGTTTTCAAAGCCGTAATCGCCAGAAATATTCGTTTGGCTGAGGCTCCAAGTTTTGGCAAGCCAGCTCTTCTCTATGATTCTACCAGTGTTGGTGCAAAAAATTATCTGGCGTTGGCCCGGGAAATCATCAAGAGAAATAAAAAACTATTTAAGAACAGCCCGGTTCTTACTGATTAA
- a CDS encoding sigma-70 family RNA polymerase sigma factor: protein MKLINRHVEKTNYKSLKDRELVKKFRNSADESAFNELMNRHQQKIYSYIYSMVMNPEIANDLFQTTFTKVITKMDDTYNEQGKWIAWVMRIAHNATIDYLRKQKRYIDVSGWSDEDSNTDYFDRMEDESVVDADEQLVETETRASLMRHIAKLPEEQRSVVLLRHYYEMPFKEIAELTDVSINTALGRMRYALINLRKYFEEEREEEQKHAHG from the coding sequence ATGAAATTAATTAACAGACACGTTGAGAAAACTAACTACAAAAGTTTAAAGGACAGAGAGCTCGTAAAGAAATTTCGAAACAGCGCAGATGAGTCGGCTTTTAATGAACTGATGAACCGGCATCAGCAGAAGATTTATTCCTATATCTACAGCATGGTGATGAATCCCGAAATCGCTAATGATCTGTTTCAAACTACCTTCACCAAAGTCATCACCAAAATGGATGACACCTACAATGAACAAGGTAAATGGATTGCCTGGGTGATGCGTATTGCACATAATGCAACGATTGATTATCTAAGAAAACAAAAGCGTTATATCGACGTTAGTGGATGGAGCGACGAGGACTCTAACACCGATTATTTTGATCGGATGGAAGATGAAAGTGTTGTGGACGCAGATGAGCAATTGGTTGAAACTGAGACCCGGGCAAGTCTGATGAGACACATTGCTAAACTTCCTGAAGAGCAACGTTCGGTAGTTCTTTTACGGCACTATTATGAAATGCCATTTAAGGAAATTGCAGAACTTACCGATGTATCCATAAATACGGCATTAGGTCGTATGCGATACGCGCTCATAAACCTTCGAAAATATTTTGAAGAAGAACGAGAAGAAGAGCAAAAACATGCACACGGATGA
- the tkt gene encoding transketolase produces the protein MPASKLDQLCVNTIRTLSMDAVEKANSGHPGMPMGMADVAYILWTKFLKHNPKNPNWFDRDRFILSAGHGSMLLYSLLHLTGYELSLEEIKNFRQMGSITPGHPEYGMTPGVETTTGPLGQGFGTGIGMAMAEHFLAAKFNKKGHEIVDHYTYAIVSDGDLMEGISHESASMAGHMGLGKLIYLYDSNSISIEGSTDLAFTEDVSKRFEAYNWHVVEIDGHDHDAITSAIEEAQSVKDKPSLVVCTTHIGYGSPNKQDSESSHGSPLGEDEIRLTKEGYGWDPDKKFYIPEDALKVFREELDKGKRAEKEWNDKIAAYEKAFSEEGEAFNAWINRELSPVLESILPKFDEDTKGIASRAASGKVINAIKDEVPNLFGGSADLGGSTKTDIDGYGSYQGDNPTGRTIHYGVREHAMGAAVNGMALHGGLIPYGATFFVFTDYMRPAIRLAGLMKVPSIFVLTHDSIGLGEDGPTHQPVEHLASLRAMPNITILRPGDANETSYAWKSALENTSGPTLLVLTRQNLPTLSRSDKNHASLVQKGAYIYADSEKETPDAILIGTGSELQFAVEAKTKLADKGIDARVVSMPSWELFEKQDASYKESVLPKEVTNRVSIEAGSTFGWERYIGTEGTAIGLNSFGESAPYEELYEHFGITSDAVVKATSK, from the coding sequence ATGCCTGCATCAAAACTTGACCAGCTTTGTGTAAATACAATTAGAACCTTATCTATGGATGCCGTTGAAAAAGCAAATTCCGGGCATCCAGGCATGCCAATGGGGATGGCAGATGTAGCCTATATACTTTGGACAAAATTTTTAAAGCATAACCCAAAAAATCCAAACTGGTTCGACAGAGATCGGTTTATTCTTTCAGCAGGTCATGGCTCTATGTTGCTATATAGCTTGCTTCACCTTACCGGTTATGAATTGAGTCTGGAGGAAATAAAGAACTTCAGACAGATGGGAAGTATTACTCCCGGGCACCCTGAATATGGAATGACACCTGGAGTAGAAACAACGACCGGACCATTAGGGCAGGGGTTTGGAACGGGTATTGGAATGGCAATGGCAGAACACTTTTTAGCTGCTAAATTCAATAAAAAAGGACACGAAATTGTTGATCACTATACCTACGCAATTGTAAGTGATGGTGATTTGATGGAAGGAATTTCTCATGAGTCAGCCTCTATGGCCGGACATATGGGTTTGGGGAAATTGATCTACTTGTATGATTCCAACAGTATTTCAATTGAAGGGTCTACCGATCTAGCATTTACTGAGGATGTTTCAAAACGATTTGAAGCTTACAACTGGCATGTTGTTGAAATTGATGGGCACGATCATGACGCAATTACCTCTGCAATAGAAGAAGCTCAATCAGTAAAAGATAAGCCGTCGCTTGTTGTTTGTACAACTCACATTGGATACGGTAGTCCTAATAAGCAGGATAGTGAATCATCTCATGGTTCTCCTTTGGGTGAAGATGAAATCAGGCTTACGAAAGAAGGATATGGCTGGGATCCAGACAAGAAGTTTTATATCCCAGAGGATGCTCTCAAAGTATTCAGAGAAGAACTGGACAAAGGAAAGCGGGCAGAAAAAGAATGGAATGATAAAATAGCTGCATATGAAAAAGCTTTTTCTGAAGAAGGGGAGGCATTCAATGCATGGATTAACCGCGAATTATCACCTGTACTAGAATCAATCTTACCTAAGTTTGACGAAGATACTAAAGGGATAGCAAGTCGTGCGGCTTCTGGCAAAGTAATTAATGCCATCAAAGATGAGGTTCCGAATTTATTTGGTGGTTCTGCGGATCTAGGCGGAAGTACCAAAACCGATATTGATGGTTATGGCTCTTACCAGGGAGATAATCCTACAGGAAGAACCATTCATTATGGAGTCCGTGAACACGCTATGGGAGCAGCTGTTAATGGTATGGCACTTCATGGCGGACTGATACCCTATGGAGCAACTTTCTTTGTATTTACAGATTATATGCGACCAGCTATCCGTTTGGCTGGTTTGATGAAAGTACCTTCTATTTTTGTACTGACTCACGATAGTATCGGCCTTGGGGAAGATGGACCCACTCACCAGCCCGTGGAACACCTTGCCAGCCTCAGGGCGATGCCAAATATCACTATCTTAAGACCTGGCGACGCTAATGAGACATCTTACGCATGGAAATCTGCACTTGAAAATACATCCGGTCCAACGCTATTGGTTTTAACCCGGCAGAATTTACCTACTTTGTCACGTAGTGATAAAAACCACGCGTCTTTAGTTCAAAAAGGTGCTTACATATATGCTGATTCAGAAAAAGAAACTCCGGATGCAATTCTGATTGGGACAGGATCTGAGCTGCAGTTCGCAGTAGAAGCTAAAACTAAGCTTGCTGACAAAGGCATAGACGCGCGAGTAGTAAGCATGCCTAGCTGGGAGTTGTTTGAGAAGCAGGACGCTTCATATAAAGAATCTGTGCTGCCCAAAGAAGTTACAAACAGAGTTTCGATTGAAGCCGGTTCAACATTTGGATGGGAGCGCTATATTGGAACTGAAGGCACAGCTATAGGCCTGAACAGCTTTGGTGAATCTGCACCTTATGAAGAACTCTATGAGCATTTTGGGATTACATCAGATGCAGTAGTTAAAGCGACTTCCAAATAA